The Vibrio rhizosphaerae genome contains the following window.
ATCTGCGTTGTTTCTTTTGCATAGTCAGTATCTTTAATGCGACTCCGTGATGCATTCACGTTTTCGTTAATATTTTCAAGGTTACTGATTGCATGTCCGAAACGGTTTTGGAAAGCCCCGAGAGAAGCACGCTGACTATCTACCGATTTCAGCGCACCGTCAATGACCGCAACCGCCAGCTGAGAACCACCGATAGTCGAGACATCAACACTCTGGACATTCATATCCTGACCTTCACCGAAACCGATTTCAGATCCCAGTCCGCCACCAATGGTGACATCACCAGTCACTTTTTGCGAAGACGCGAATAACTGTAATTTACCATCATCTCCGACAGAAGCCTGAATATCACTATTCTGCCCATTAATGTAAGTTGCAACCTCTTCCAGATCGTCTCCGGTTTTTGCATTAATGGTCAACTCTTGCGCTTCACCTTCCTTGTTAGTATAACTCAAGGTCAGATCGGTTGCGTTGGAGACCGTCCAGTCCGGTGCTTTTCCTTCTTGTGCAACATATGCCCGACCACCCATGTCTTTGGTATCGGTACGCATATTACCCATGGTTAAAGATACGGCTTCACCCGAATCAGCACCAATCTGAAAAGATTTGCTGCCAAAAGTACCGTTGAGGAGTTTATTTCCTCCGAATGATGTCGTTTCAGCAATCCGGTTCAGCTCATCATTCAATGCTGAAACTTCTTCCTGAATCGCCTTACGCTCCGAGCTCGAGTTCGAGCCATTCGAAGATTGCAGAGACAGATCCCGCATCCGCTGCAAGATAGAGGTCGTCTCATTCATTGCACCTTCAGCAGTTTGTGCAATGGAGATACCATCATTCGCATTTCTCACCGCCATGTCTAACCCGCGACTTTGCGAGGTTAAGCGATTCGAAATTTGCAAACCAGCGGCATCATCTTTCGCACTGTTAATACGGTAACCGGAAGATAGTCGCTCCATTGATTTCTGAGCACTATCCGCAGCATTATTCAAATAACGCTGCGCGGTCATCCCCGAGATATTGGTATTTACACTAATTGGCATATTGATCTCCTTTAACGGATAGTTGATGTGCTGCCGTGTCTCTCACCTCACTTTCACACATCTCATTTCTCTCAATCTGGTTAACGGCGAACAATCTATATCCTTTAGGAAATTTTTAATTTTTTTATTCAATCTGCCCATTGTGTAAAAAAAGTGTGAATCACTTCAAAATTTATCGTCTTAATAATGATTCTTGATCCAAAAAAAATCCAGCCGCAGCTGGATTTTTAAACAAGGTCTGTTGATGTATCGATGGCTTAGCCAAGCAGACTCAAGGCTGCGTTTGGTGCTTGTTTGGCCTGTGCCAGAATCGAACTTGATGCCTGACCCAAAATCTGAGACTTGGTCAATGCCGTTGTTTCTTTGGCAAAATCGGTATCTTTGATTCGGCTCTTCGATGCATTCACATTCTCATTGATGTTATCCAAGTTACTGATTGCATGGTTGAATCGGTTCTGGAATGCACCCAGTTCAGCACGGTGACTATCGACATACTTCAATGCTGAGTCAATGATAGCAACCGATTGTTGTGCGCCACCGATAGAAGTGACATCAATGGTATCGACGGTCACATCTTTCCCTTCGCCAATGCCTAACTCACCGGCTAGTGCGCCACCAAATGTCACATCACCATTGACTTTGTTATTACCAGCAAAGATTTGTAGTTTGCCGTCTTGGTCAACCGAGGCTTTAACAGCATCTGTCTGACCATTGATGTAAGTTGCCAGTTCTTCAATATCATCCCCGGCTTTGGCAGAGATAGAAATATTTTGCTCTTGCCCATCTTTATCGACCAGATTGATCTGAAGATCATTCTGCCCGGCCTGAACTGTCCAATCTTTATCCTTACCATTTTCTGCGACATAGCTAGTACCACCCATCTGATGATTATCGCTGCGCATATTTCTCAGGTTGAGCATAACAGCTTCACCACTGTCAGCACCAATCTGGAAGGATTTTGTCTGGAACGTACCGTTTAACAGTTTATTACCACCAAACGAGGTTGTCTCTGCGATCCGATTCAATTCATCATTCAGTGCTGTGACTTCTTCTTGAATCGCTTTGCGCTCAGATTTAGAGTTCGAACCATTCGCAGACTGGAGTGACAAGTCACGCATCCGTTGCAGAATGTTAGTGGTTTCGTTCATTGCCCCTTCAGCGGTTTGCGCAATAGAGATACCATCATTCGCGTTGCGTACGGCGACATCTAAACCGCGACTTTGTACACTCAAGCGGTTAGAAATTTGTAGACCCGCAGCATCATCTTTCGCGCTATTGATTTTAAAGCCTGATGATAAACGTTCCATTGATGTATTCTGAGCTTGTGTTGCAGAATTCAGGTAACGTTGTGCGGTCATTGCTGATACGTTTGTGTTTACATTCACTGCCATGATGACTTCTCCAATTGATTTTCCGATGTTTCCGGTTTCCGACGTCTCGGAAAACCAAGTAGCTCTCTCAAAGTTACTTTTATTAACGACGCAGGCGGGAAAATCTTAAGGATTTTTTTTAATTTTTTTCAGTAAAAAGGCCAATTGCGCAAGGAGTGGGCAGCGGATCAAATTCATCACACTTTTTGCTAAAGATGTGTTCGAATCGGACGATAATTAACATTTTTTATTTTTTCACCGCAGCCAATCAACCATCGCAAAGCCATGCAATTCAAGGCGGTTTATCTCTTTTATCCTTTCCTGTTATCGCGCCCCATGCTCACACGGCAATGATCATAATCATTGTCACGCCATCTCAGGCAGCACAGAAATAAAGACGACTGAACGTATCAGTCAGAGGGAGCAAGCTAGCGTATCAGACCCAAAACTCTCAGTCCGTCTACTCATTGATATGATGTGAATGGCAAAGTGATTCACCAAGAAAGGACAATGATTCACCAGAGAAATAGAATAGACTGTATATTCCCTCAGAAACTGCGCGTTACTGCAAAACGCTTCCCCAGATGAGATACGCTTTATCTTAACAGGCTGTTTTATCTCAACAGATACAAAGCCATATTGGGCTGTTTTTTGGCTTGCGCCAGAATGGACATACTGACCCGTTGCAGGATCTGTTGCTTCATACTCTGAGTTGCTTCGCGGGCATAATCCGTATCCCGGATACGGCTTCTGGAAGCCGCTAAATTCTCATGAATATTGTCTAAATTCAGGATGGCATGTCCGAAGCGATTCTGAAATGCCCCCAGTTCAGCCCGGTTTTTATCGACGAAAGATAGCGCGGTATCCAGGACTGACACTGCCCGTTGGGCACCACCGACTTGAGTAATATCAAGATCCGCGACTGATTCATAATCCATGACGCCAATTTGCAGTTCACTGGCAAGTGAACCGCTGAAATCAATCGTGCCAGAGGTCTCTTTGCCAGCCATAAATATCTGCAATTGTCCCTGCTCATTGACCGAAGCTGAGACCTGATCCGTCTGGCCATTGATATAAGTGGCTAACTGCTCAATATCGTCCCCCGCTTTCGCTTCAATATCAATCTGTTGATCGACTCCTTCTGCATCCTTAAAGCGCATCGTGAGCTGATTCTGATCGGCGTGAACACGCCAATTCGAGGATTTGGTTTTCTTCTGGGCAAGATAGCTAAATCCGCCCATATCAAACGTATCCGTACGCATACTACTCAAGGAGAGTTGTACTGCTTCTCCGGCGCTCGCGCCGATCTGAAAAGACGAAGTACCGAAAGTCCCGTTCAATAACTTTCTTCCGCCGAAAGATGTGGTTTCCGCAATGCGATTCAATTCATCATTCAAAGCGACATATTCTTCCTGCAAAGCCTGTCGATCCGCATGAGAATTAGAACCGTTGGCTGACTGCAAAGCCAGATCACGCATCCGCTGCAAGAGCGATGTACTCTCCTGCATCGCGCCTTCTGCGGTCTGCATAATTGAAATGCCATCATTCGCATTTCTCACCGCAACATTCAGCCCGCTCATTTGGGTCCCCAAGCGATTCGATATCTGCAAACCGGCCGCATCATCCCTTGCATGATTGATACGATACCCCGAAGATAAACGCTCCATCGCCTGTACCCAAGCACTATTTGCCTGATTCACATAATGCTGAGCCAGCAATGCCGATATATTGGTATTGACTGTAATTGCCATAATTTCACCTAAAATCACTCAGGATTTTCCCCCTATCGGTGTTTTCAGGGATATCTTTAGTGAAAAAAACCGAGCACTCAGGCTCGGTCACATTATGTACAGCTATATGATATGACTTTTACATTGGTCGAATCGTCAGTGACTGCAACATCCCGGCAGATGGCGCAAAGAAGTACGCCCCGGTGATCGCTTGTGTAAAGCGGAGCATTTGATCCGTTTTACCATCTCGCTCACCATACATACTGTCCAACATGACTTTGAAGTTATGCAACGTCTGGCAATATGCAATGAAGAGTAACCCATGATCGCCACTCACCGTCCCATACGGTAAACTGTGTCGGAGGATCTTCAGCCCCTGACCATTTTCTTTCAGATCAACCCGCCCGACATGAGATGCAACCGGAACATCATCCAATTCAACCGAATCTTCTTTCGTTCTGCCGATCACTTTTTCCTGAGCCGCAATGTTTAATCTCTCCCATGCCGGTAACTGGTGAACAAAGCGCTGCATCATGACATAGCTACCACCGGCAAATTCCCCATCATGGATGAGTGCTACTTCCTGACGGCGTTCATCTTTCGGATTCTCAGTGCCATCAATGAACCCGGTCATATCTCTTGCATCCAGATAACGATACCCGTAGGTTTCATCGATAATATCCACCCACTCGGAAATATCACGCATCAACTGACGCAGCACATAGAACAGCAAATCATGGCGCTGACCGTGTACGTGAATCAAAAAATCGACTTCCGTTGCCGGCGCATTGATGCTACCGCGACCCAATGGCGTAAAATCCACCAATTCCGGCGGTAAAGGTGCATCAAGCTGTTGCCAGAATTGATGGCTAAATGCAATCGAGAGCGACAGATCGGCACCGGGCTGAGATGCGTTCAGTGTCTCAACCAAATCAGGCAAAGCTTGTAGCTGACGCAAGACCGATGCTGCCTCTTGGTTCACTTTAAAGATGACATACAGCGCAAATGGTCCGGGCTCTGGCAAAATAGCAGTTTGAGGATAAGACATAAAAGATCCCTGATGTGTAGTTGTCATGGTGCACATCATACTCTGTCGCGCGTGAAGAACAAACCGCTAACTTTGCTATTCAAATCAGTAACACGGAACTGTTGTTATACATATACGATTGTTATACATATACGGTTGTTATACACAAAGGTTATCCGGTTTCCTATCTTGTCACTGACAAATAACGCTGCTGCAATAACGTTAACGCAAAATAATAGCCATCCGGCCCCATCCAGTAGTTCATCAGATTTTCGACACTATGGCTGGTATTGGTTGCGCCAGACAGACCATCGATGGTGAAGCGGTCCTGAGTGCTTGCATGGGGGTCAGCCACCCGAAAGCGCGCCTGACCATCGGCAAGGATCTGCTTCCCCTGAAACTGCGCCAGCCACTGCTCATCCGTCATAATCTTCCCCCCCAGCGCTGGCGTCTCACCCTGTTCATAAAAGCGAATCCGGCGAATCGACAGCGTCTTCAGATCTAAAGACAGATATCCTTTCAACATCGACAGATAGCCCTGTCCTTCAATGGGCACAATCAGCTGTTTTTCCATATTGTGGGACACACCGCTCTGTTTCGAACCATCCTCGACTGATGCCGGGCCTTCGACGATATAAACCATCACCGATTGATCGCGGCTCGTCAAATGAGCAAGGTTATTGTCAGCATCCAGCGTTTGGCGGACTTGAGTATGATGTGTCACGCTGTCCCGGTAACGCTGAATTGCATCCGGTGCATCCGTGAGTGTCTGATTTTCCATATCCAGCAAGACCGGATGAAAATAGGTCTTCAGCAGATTGTCCGTACTATCGTGAACCATGCCGAGACCGGCGACATCCAGCAATGTCCGCCTCTCATCACGGCGAACAATATCATTGTGCTGCGTTTTCAATGACGATACAGCGGACACCTTCTGCCCGGATTCAGTATGATTTTCAGTATCAAAACAACCACCGAGGAACATGATCCCCGGTAGCATGAGCAGTGAGAGTAAAGATTGATATTTCATTTTGAACCATGACATCCTGATTGCAAAAAACAGTAAAAACGACCATGAACTGAAAAAAGTTAACGAATCGACATCGGTACAACTCTGGCGATCACCGTTACCGAGCCTTGATTGGTATGCAATATCAGGCTCACCAGCTCTCCCATCTGCAACGGGCGGGTGAACCCCATCAGCATGATATGTGCCGTATTCGGCGTTAAGGCAAGTTTCTGATGTGCTGCAACTGTAATATGGTCTACCGGATGCATCTCACGTTTGCCGCTTTGATAGGTCGTAGTATGGAGCATAACCTGTCTGAACCGTTCACCTGTGACCGCCCGAATCATCAGCGGTTGATCGGAACGGTTATAAATCGTCATTTTGGATCCGGTACCACTGGCATTGCGTTGCGGCATAAATATCTCCGCTTTACCGACTTCAATTTCCCCGGTTGACGCTGCAGCAAACGGCGCGCTGGCAACCGTCATCAACATACAAATCAACCCCGTGCGCCACCATAAAAAGTTTGTCACTGTTTTGCCCTATTCCTGAATCAAATTGACGTAATGGTCGAGATCCATCCCGGATGAATATCCCATATGAATGGCTCGGAGCACGCCATGCCGGTCAATAAAGAATGTCGTTGGGGTGCCAACCACTTGATAGCGTTCTTGCGTAATCCCAAGCTGATCAAGTCCCAACGGTAAGGTCACACCTAGCTGCTCTGCAAAAGCAGAGAGGTTTTCAGGCTGTGGTGCAATTCCAACGCCAATAAACTGCATTTTGTCAGGATGGGCATCCGCGTATTCTTGCCACGCTTTCATCATGACCAGACAAGCCCCGCAAGTCGATGACCAAAACTCAACAACGACCGGTTTACCACGAGCCTGCTGCAACGTGATCTGCTGCTCATGCGTATTCATCACGGCTAAGTCCGGGGCTGGCTCGCCAACGGCCAGCATCTGCTCCTTACAGCCGCTGAGCGTTGCCAGCGCGAGCATCAGCATACCGATACCAATACGCTTACCCCTCATGAATACGTTCCTCACCCATATATTTGCCATGTTGCAGGCGAATAATCCGGTCGGTATAACGGCCTAAGTCCGGGTTATGAGTGACCATAATGATGGTTCGATTCTGTTGATGCAGTCGCTGAAAAATCTCCAATACAATCCGCTCATTCGCTTCATCCAGATTACCAGTCGGCTCATCGGCAAATAGTATCGGGCACTCATTGACTAAGGCCCGGGCAATACAGACCCGCTGCTGCTCCCCGCCCGATAACTGACTGGGTAAATGATCAATCCGCTCTCCAAGACCGACCTCTGCCAGTACTTTTTTGGCAGCATCAATATCTGTAACACTATGGTAATGCTGCGCCAGCATGACATTCTCTAATGCAGTCAGATAAGGGATGAGATGGAATTGCTGAAACAACAGGCCAATTTTTTCGGCCCGGAACGCCCGTCGTCCGTCTTCATCCAAATCCGCTGCGTTCTGGCCGTCGAGAATCACCTGTCCTTCCGTTGCGGTATCGAGGCAACTCAGAATATTCATCAATGTGGTTTTGCCTGACCCCGATGCCCCCATAATGGCCACAAATTCTCCCCGACGAATGGAGAGATTGATATTATCCAACGCACTGACATGCTCAAAACGCTTGCACAGTCCCTTGGTTTCAATGACAAATTCAGACACTTTACTCTCCTTTCAACACTTTCGCCGGATCAACTTTCATGGCGCGTAAAGTCGGAATAACGGCAGCCACCAGCGCAGCAACAATGGATAAAACCACCGTGATGATAAAGACCGGTAAACGTAGATCAATGGACGCACCAAACACGGTCTGACCCAGCACTTGCGCAAGGATATAGCCGACGCCGAGTCCAATCACAATCGCCGCCATGGTCATCAGAAGCGTCTCCGATAAAATTTGACGGGTAATCGCCTGATGAGAAGCCCCCAATGCTTTTTGCAGCGCAAATTCATGGCGGCGTTCGCCCATCATGGCAGTCAGGGTCGTGTTGACACACAAAGTAGACAGGATCAGGATGACCACCGCGACAACCCCCATCAGAAGTTTGATTTTATTCAATACTTTGCCTTCAGACGCAGAAACTTTCAGGATCGGACGAATCGTCAGCTGTGGATAGCGAGCTTTCAGCCGCCCGGCATACTGGTTCACCTGACCCTGCGCATTATCGATACTGAACATGGCATAGTTAGCCTGATCGGGTTGGTTGAGCCATTTCTGGAGCATCGAAATGTTGACGATCAAATAGTTATCTTCATCAGCGCCGGCATCGATAATGCCTTTAATGGTAAAGGTATGTCGGCGGTCACCCTCTATCAGGCTCAGTTGAGATCCGACTGTCACTTCGAGTTTTTTCGCCAGATTGATGCCAATCATTGCATGACGCTGGTCAAAAGAAACACCGATCCACTCGCCCTGAACCTGCCAGTAAGGCACTAGCTTTTTCAGTTGGGAAAAGTCAACGCCCATGGCCACCACTTTTTCTAAATCGGATTGCACCACACCATACAAATAAGGGCTGGATGCCACTAACTGAGCTTGGGGCGCCAAAGCGAGCATAGCGCGATAATCCTGAATCGATAAGGTTGATGATTGCGCATCGGGCCCCACATAAAAATTCGCCCCATAGTTACGTAATTCATGACTCATCTTTTGATTGATATCGAAATACACCCCGGCCATCGCAGTCACGATTGCGGCCCCCATCGTCAGCGCGGCGAGCACAACAACAACGCGTCGCATCCGAAGTTTCAGCGAACGAATCACCAGCAGACGAGTCATGGAAAGCGGATTGATTGAATGCTTATTTGCGGCCATACAGCACCTCGATTGGATACAGTGCCGCGATACGCCGGGAAGGGAAATAAGTCCCGCACACGGTCATAATGACAGAGATCACCAGAATCAGCGGAATGATAATCCAATGAAAGTCGATCAGGGATCCGAACAAGGCATAGCCCATTATTTTTGACAATCCCCATCCGGCGGCACACCCCAGAATCCCGCCCACTAAACCACACACAATAGATTCCGCATAAAATAACAAATACACCTGCCAGTTATGGGCGCCAAGGGATTTCATCAACCCAATCTCTTTCGAGCGCTGTAAAATCGCATTGGTCATCAGCGATGCAATCCCCATCGATGCGGCAATAAATGCGGCTAATGTCACCATAAACAATAAACTCTGGATTTTACGGATGACGATACCTTCCGATGCCGCGACCTGCCAGACAGGACGGACAGCCGCATTGCTTAAGGCTTTTTCTAACTGATAGGAAATAGAAGAAACAAATGCCGTACAAAACCATAAGTCATATTCATCAGAATCTAACGATTCCAGATTTTCCCGTGCTTTTTTCGACAATGCATTTTCAGGCACGGTCAACGCAGACACCTTAATACTTGCCACACGCCCTTCCAGCCCCAGCAATGTCTGACCAATCTGTAACGGTACGATGACTGCTTCTTCCTCACTGCTCCCATTGGTCAAAATGCCAGTGATGGTGACCTGTTGCTGGTGTTGCTGACCGAATAACGTCAGTTGATCACCGATGTGCCAGCCCATCCGGCTGGCAAGCGCGGTTCCGACCAATGCTTGCGGCTTGCTGTCATCCGGCCATTGCCCCTGCACTTTCCAATACTGAGAAATAATCTTGTTACCGGTGTGATAATCCGGCTCATCCGGGACTGCAAGATGCTGATCAAAGAAAGTACCGACAATTGATACATCACTCTGCCCGTGATTGATGGTCACAGTGCCACGCACATAAGGGGCAAAGCCGATAATATTATTGCGCCAAAAAATGTTTTTGATGTTGGGTAATTCCGACGCCAGTAACAAGCTATCTTTATCCATACCCGTCAGTGTATGTTTTAATAGATAAGGCAGATTGACCTGACCTTCCGGGGTAATCTCGATGTTGGCCCCGTAGCGCTTCATCTCAACCGACATCTTGTCACCGATCGTAATCGAAATCGCCAACAGTGCTGATATGAGTCCTGCCGCCAGAAAGATGGTGGTCGTCGCCAAAACTTTCCGGCCCCGATCATGGCGCCATGACTGACGCAGCATGGTCCATAACATTATTGTGCCCCTCCTGCCGCAGTTCCCTGATGGTCGGCACCCTGACGAACAAAGCGCCAAGGGTTATCCCGGAATGCATCGTAAGAGTCCTGCTCCGTAAAGAAATAGGTTTTCCCGCCAAAGGTATAACTAAACGGCGCATCCAAATTGGTCAGCGACTTGCCGTTGACCGGATCAACGACGGTCATTTTCACCACCTCGCTAAAATACTGGAGACCGGATTCAAGCATCGCTTTGCCAATGACGATCTCATTGTTCGTCAATGACCATTTTTCAATCGGAATCGGGTTACATCCGCCCGGATTACCAATCGACGGAATAAAAATATGTACACCACAGGCAAGACAGATCACTTGATCACCGTCCTGAATATACCCCGCATCGCCACACAACATGCAGGCATCCAGTACCACGCCAAACTTCATTTCACCGGGATAGCGATCGATGATGAAAAAGCGCACCACCTTACCGTCACTGGCAATCCATTGGTAACGGTGTAACTTGCCGTCTTTCAGGGTATCCGTAACCGGAACATGAACCGCACCATCCGCGGCTAACTCAATCGTCTGTGCCGGTGAGCGTGTCGGGGGTTGAGATGCCACAGCATCCCAGTACAGTAAACTACAGAAAATCATCACCAAACTAACCGCGAAACAGCTCGCCCGACGACGTTGAATATTCAGTTGTGCCTGAAGCTTACGCCTTGCAATTGGCTGCGGTTGCGACTTCACGGCTGCTTTGAATGGCCGGACATCACGCCAGACCATAATACTCAGAGGAATCAGACTCAGTGCCAGTACGCCATAGGCATACAACCAGAAGAAATTGGTCACTTTTGAAACATAACTTAACAATCCCGGATATAGCGCGATCATCTGTAACTTCATACCAGCCAGTATCACCTCACCGGAAAGCGGTAGAATGGCCAGCACAATCAAACAAAAGAAGAGACTTTTCTTAAAGCGCGGCGAGCGCTGTTCACACACCTTACCGATAAAAACGTGCGTCAAACCAATGAGCATAAATCCGAACATCAAAGCAGACGCATTCAGGATCAACTCGGTATTGATCACATTGGTCGCGCTCATCATGTCCAGTTTTGCCCCCCGCGCCCACATAAATGCCGCAAATGCCGTCACCAACGCCTGCCAGACCAGTAAAAACCGGGTCGGCCGGGAGACCATCAATCCATAGGTCAACAACAGCAGACAAATGATGATATAGGCACAGCCGGCGGAGAAAATGTAGACCTGACTGTAAGGCAACAACGTATAAGCACAAACCCCAGTGACAACGGGTAGCACAAACCACCAGAACCTTTGCTTATACGACGTATTCGCACCAGACCAAAGCAAGCCGAACATGATCGCGGGGAGAAGAAAGTGGGAAAGAACCTGAGAAAGATAAAAACTCATACCAGCTCACATGATAAAATTTTTAGATGGCTTTAAAGTAAAGCAATGTAATGCAATGCCAAGCCACCTTTAATAACGCTCTGATTTTAAGGCGATTAATTCAGACCGACATATTTAAATTTGTAAGTGACATCAAACGGTTTGTACCAACGGCCAACGCCAGTGGCTTCATCGGTATGACGCAGCAGACCACCTTTCGACGGCGGGTCAATATGGAAAGTCAGCTCATAATTTCCCACGCCCAACATTTTTACATTGGAACCATAGTGTGGACCATCCGAGGCAATCATCGGCATGAACGTCCCTTGCTGCGTCTTACCCGTATCCAGATTCTTCATTTTGTAACTGATTGTCAGATACGGAATCCATTCACCCGCCGCAAAACCATTTTTGTTGCCTTTCAATGCATGGATATCGGCTTCAAGGTGAACATCCGCCTGAGAAGCGGCCATCATCATCCCTTGTGGTTCCATCGTCACAGGCTCCAGATAAACGGCAGCCAGTTCCATACCATTCATTTCAACAGTCTCTCCTGCCGGGTGTTCACCCGCAGTCGCTGTGGTACCAAATGTCATTGCGGTCATCGCAACCGGGATTAAAAGTTTATTATTCATGAACATGATTCCTTCAATAAAGAGTTGTCACAGATTGAGTTACGCGGTTTGTTTCCCCTGCCGCTGAATCACGACCAATGCCAAAAGCGCCGCTGCGATGAGCACGACTTGAGGAATTAACGTTTCAACATAAGGGTAAACCCCCAATAAACTGATTTGCGGAACGGCCTCTATGAGTGTCGGGTGAAATACTTTTGCTTCAATGAGCTCTAAAACACCTTTACCGGCAAACACAAATGCCATCAGATACATAAATCCACCAGTAAAGATAAAGAAAGGTTTGAGTGGTAATTTCACGACGCTGTAACGCATCAAGAAAAAGAGAATCGCAAGGATAACAATGCCGACCGCGAGCCCGCTAAAGATCCCAATCAGTGCGTCTGATGAACCATCAGCACCGAGCGCATAATAGAAGAGCACGGTTTCTGCGCCTTCACGGTAGACAGCCAAAAAGCTGGCGAACCACAATCCGGCGACTGAACCTGTGGTAAGAGAACGGGATAATTTATTTTCGAGATACTGTTTCCAATGGGTCGCCTCGACTTTTGACAACAACCAGTAGCTCATCATGAACAGCACCACCACAGCGATCAGCATGGTGACGCCTTCGAGCATTTCACGACTGGCGCCGGCATTGGTAAATAACCACTGGAACAGTGCTGCGGTGATCAAACTCAATCCAATACCGACCATCACCGAATTTTTAATGATATAGAGTTTGTCGGTATGTTCGTTTTTCACCAGATAAGCGGTAATGGCAGCGACAATCAACAATGCTTCGAGCCCCTCACGGAGAATAATCGTCAGGCTGGCAATAAACATGGCCCAAATTCCCTGACCACTGCCGCTCAACATATTGGCACCTTGATCCAACGCCCGGCTCAATGCCTGTTGTTGTGCCTGAATTTCAGGCAGTTCAGCCCCTGCTTTCATCAAACTCACAAGACGGGTGAAATAGCCTTCCAGTTCAGATTTAAGCGCACTATCCCGGGCACCGACGGCATTCTCCATCCCAGTGGATTCAAAGCGATCGAAATATGTATCCTGAACGGCCATCATCGCCTCAGTCACCTGACCTTGCCTGTAGCGCTCAATGGCCTGAGCGATAGCCGCGTCAATCCCGGTAATCACCGATTGCCAGTTTTGCTGCGTGACTGAATGATCATCTTCCTGAGCCTGTTGCTGATCATCCCTTGTCGCAGGCAAACCGGGAAGCTCATCTTTCAGGCCTTGCGTCAGCGTGGCAACCTGATAACCAAATGCGACTAAATTTTGCATTGTGTATGATTTGTGCGCCACATCGATCATGGCTTTGAACATGTCATTATATTGCGCCGCTTTTGCTCCGGAACGATTCAGACGGATCGCAGTTTCCAGATCAGAGTTTTTATACGCCTCGAACTGTGCCTGTCGTATCAGCTTCGCAGCTGCTTCTCGTTTTTCCTGCTTTGCCTCGGCGGTTTCCGCCTGAGCAGAGGTGCGATAACTGGCCAGCCCTT
Protein-coding sequences here:
- a CDS encoding Dyp-type peroxidase; the encoded protein is MSYPQTAILPEPGPFALYVIFKVNQEAASVLRQLQALPDLVETLNASQPGADLSLSIAFSHQFWQQLDAPLPPELVDFTPLGRGSINAPATEVDFLIHVHGQRHDLLFYVLRQLMRDISEWVDIIDETYGYRYLDARDMTGFIDGTENPKDERRQEVALIHDGEFAGGSYVMMQRFVHQLPAWERLNIAAQEKVIGRTKEDSVELDDVPVASHVGRVDLKENGQGLKILRHSLPYGTVSGDHGLLFIAYCQTLHNFKVMLDSMYGERDGKTDQMLRFTQAITGAYFFAPSAGMLQSLTIRPM
- a CDS encoding FMN-binding protein, which gives rise to MKYQSLLSLLMLPGIMFLGGCFDTENHTESGQKVSAVSSLKTQHNDIVRRDERRTLLDVAGLGMVHDSTDNLLKTYFHPVLLDMENQTLTDAPDAIQRYRDSVTHHTQVRQTLDADNNLAHLTSRDQSVMVYIVEGPASVEDGSKQSGVSHNMEKQLIVPIEGQGYLSMLKGYLSLDLKTLSIRRIRFYEQGETPALGGKIMTDEQWLAQFQGKQILADGQARFRVADPHASTQDRFTIDGLSGATNTSHSVENLMNYWMGPDGYYFALTLLQQRYLSVTR
- a CDS encoding flagellin, which translates into the protein MAVNVNTNVSAMTAQRYLNSATQAQNTSMERLSSGFKINSAKDDAAGLQISNRLSVQSRGLDVAVRNANDGISIAQTAEGAMNETTNILQRMRDLSLQSANGSNSKSERKAIQEEVTALNDELNRIAETTSFGGNKLLNGTFQTKSFQIGADSGEAVMLNLRNMRSDNHQMGGTSYVAENGKDKDWTVQAGQNDLQINLVDKDGQEQNISISAKAGDDIEELATYINGQTDAVKASVDQDGKLQIFAGNNKVNGDVTFGGALAGELGIGEGKDVTVDTIDVTSIGGAQQSVAIIDSALKYVDSHRAELGAFQNRFNHAISNLDNINENVNASKSRIKDTDFAKETTALTKSQILGQASSSILAQAKQAPNAALSLLG
- a CDS encoding flagellin, yielding MAITVNTNISALLAQHYVNQANSAWVQAMERLSSGYRINHARDDAAGLQISNRLGTQMSGLNVAVRNANDGISIMQTAEGAMQESTSLLQRMRDLALQSANGSNSHADRQALQEEYVALNDELNRIAETTSFGGRKLLNGTFGTSSFQIGASAGEAVQLSLSSMRTDTFDMGGFSYLAQKKTKSSNWRVHADQNQLTMRFKDAEGVDQQIDIEAKAGDDIEQLATYINGQTDQVSASVNEQGQLQIFMAGKETSGTIDFSGSLASELQIGVMDYESVADLDITQVGGAQRAVSVLDTALSFVDKNRAELGAFQNRFGHAILNLDNIHENLAASRSRIRDTDYAREATQSMKQQILQRVSMSILAQAKKQPNMALYLLR
- a CDS encoding flagellin; translated protein: MPISVNTNISGMTAQRYLNNAADSAQKSMERLSSGYRINSAKDDAAGLQISNRLTSQSRGLDMAVRNANDGISIAQTAEGAMNETTSILQRMRDLSLQSSNGSNSSSERKAIQEEVSALNDELNRIAETTSFGGNKLLNGTFGSKSFQIGADSGEAVSLTMGNMRTDTKDMGGRAYVAQEGKAPDWTVSNATDLTLSYTNKEGEAQELTINAKTGDDLEEVATYINGQNSDIQASVGDDGKLQLFASSQKVTGDVTIGGGLGSEIGFGEGQDMNVQSVDVSTIGGSQLAVAVIDGALKSVDSQRASLGAFQNRFGHAISNLENINENVNASRSRIKDTDYAKETTQMTKSQILQQASTSVLAQAKQAPSAALSLLG
- a CDS encoding copper chaperone PCu(A)C, with the translated sequence MTNFLWWRTGLICMLMTVASAPFAAASTGEIEVGKAEIFMPQRNASGTGSKMTIYNRSDQPLMIRAVTGERFRQVMLHTTTYQSGKREMHPVDHITVAAHQKLALTPNTAHIMLMGFTRPLQMGELVSLILHTNQGSVTVIARVVPMSIR